A genomic window from Cucumis melo cultivar AY chromosome 8, USDA_Cmelo_AY_1.0, whole genome shotgun sequence includes:
- the LOC103485362 gene encoding uncharacterized protein LOC103485362, with translation MVITSIFTGAHQPIRSVSLPTRVELESEPLLQSLKSFQVSSCKAKTTPLGLEEIQVALVGLAELYNSVGKLVQSSSTQQALVHYKEGKLVEEALNESVVLIDSCSSARDIILTMKQIIQTLQSALRRKCANSIVESHVRAYFSYRRKVKKEIGSYIGVLKRMENDRTTDFFLLWDIQNHDLLPVIKLLREARSVSISIFGELLAFLSAPVVKGKARGWSLVSQLMPVIKSGSGKGQKTVNEMENVDIALNSLLGQGREACGNDNKAEVQIAQRRIGTLASSFEGIESGLDSMFKCLVKHRVCFLNMLVH, from the coding sequence ATGGTGATCACATCGATATTCACCGGTGCCCACCAACCTATTAGGTCGGTTAGCTTGCCTACAAGGGTGGAGCTCGAGTCAGAACCGTTGTTACAAAGCCTAAAATCCTTTCAAGTTTCGTCTTGCAAGGCAAAAACAACACCGTTAGGGCTTGAGGAGATTCAAGTTGCATTGGTTGGACTAGCAGAGTTGTATAACTCTGTTGGGAAGCTTGTTCAATCTTCTTCCACCCAGCAGGCTCTTGTTCACTATAAGGAAGGGAAGCTTGTGGAAGAGGCTTTAAATGAATCTGTTGTATTGATAGACTCTTGCAGCTCAGCAAGAGACATAATCCTTACGATGAAACAAATTATACAAACCCTTCAATCCGCTTTACGTCGAAAGTGTGCAAATTCCATTGTCGAAAGCCATGTCCGTGCCTACTTCAGCTACCGAAGGAAGGTGAAGAAAGAGATCGGAAGCTACATCGGCGTGCTGAAGCGAATGGAGAATGATAGAACAACAGACTTCTTTTTATTATGGGATATACAAAATCATGATTTGTTGCCTGTAATCAAACTGCTGAGAGAAGCAAGAAGCGTCAGCATCTCTATATTTGGAGAGCTTCTAGCGTTCCTATCGGCGCCGGTAGTGAAGGGTAAGGCTAGAGGGTGGTCATTGGTGTCGCAATTGATGCCGGTGATCAAGTCTGGATCGGGGAAGGGACAGAAGACAGTAAATGAGATGGAGAATGTGGATATTGCTCTCAATTCTCTCCTTGGCCAAGGGAGAGAGGCTTGTGGGAATGATAACAAAGCTGAAGTTCAAATTGCACAAAGAAGGATTGGAACATTGGCATCAAGTTTTGAAGGAATAGAGAGTGGATTAGATAGCATGTTCAAATGTTTAGTTAAACATAGAGTGTGTTTTCTGAACATGTTGGTTCATTGA